A stretch of Ferribacterium limneticum DNA encodes these proteins:
- a CDS encoding TerC family protein, producing the protein MFELLLSPEIWIAFFTLTALELVLGIDNIIFISILVDKLPKEQQELARKIGLFLAMFMRIALLLVLSWIVGLTEPVLTLFGYGVSGRDLILIAGGLFLIWKSTGEVHQLLEGEEGSESAKVASSFAGVIAQIMVIDLVFSLDSIITAVGMVSQVGVMIAAVVASVGLMMLFARHIGEFVSNHPTIKMLALSFLVVVGVVLIADGFGHHVPKGYIYFAMAFSVGVEMLNIRMRKKAVKPVDLREPYARELEAD; encoded by the coding sequence ATGTTCGAACTCCTGCTCTCCCCCGAAATCTGGATCGCTTTCTTCACGCTGACGGCGCTGGAACTGGTGCTCGGTATCGACAACATCATTTTCATCAGCATCCTGGTCGACAAGCTGCCCAAGGAGCAGCAGGAGCTGGCCCGCAAGATCGGCCTGTTCCTCGCCATGTTCATGCGCATTGCGCTGCTGCTGGTGCTGTCGTGGATTGTCGGCCTGACTGAACCGGTGCTGACGCTGTTCGGTTATGGCGTTTCCGGGCGCGACCTGATCCTGATTGCCGGCGGCCTGTTCCTGATCTGGAAGAGTACCGGCGAGGTGCACCAGTTGCTGGAAGGCGAGGAAGGCAGCGAATCGGCCAAGGTGGCGTCAAGCTTTGCCGGGGTGATCGCCCAGATCATGGTGATCGACCTGGTGTTCTCGCTGGATTCGATCATCACGGCGGTCGGCATGGTCAGCCAGGTCGGCGTGATGATTGCCGCCGTCGTTGCCTCGGTCGGCCTGATGATGCTGTTTGCGCGCCATATCGGCGAATTTGTCTCGAATCACCCGACGATCAAGATGCTGGCCCTGTCCTTTCTGGTGGTGGTTGGCGTGGTGCTGATCGCCGACGGTTTCGGCCACCATGTGCCGAAGGGTTACATCTACTTCGCCATGGCCTTCTCGGTGGGGGTCGAAATGCTCAACATCCGCATGCGCAAGAAGGCCGTCAAGCCGGTCGATCTGCGCGAGCCGTATGCCCGGGAGTTAGAGGCCGATTAG
- a CDS encoding DUF1439 domain-containing protein yields MKLKSLMAALALLVSATTGSAGLLDKEVYFSEADIQTQIDKNGVQQKSYGKGMIIVSLSEAPRIRLGEPAGKATIAARLNVSLLGQAAVPVDMLGTAGVRYDDAAKAFFLDQPVAESVQSAALPREYEPMARQAISQMVASYFRSKPVYVLREDGSLQEKAARWLLRSIRIEPGRVAAVLSPV; encoded by the coding sequence ATGAAGCTCAAATCCCTAATGGCCGCACTGGCCCTCCTCGTTAGCGCCACGACCGGCAGCGCCGGCTTGCTCGACAAGGAAGTCTATTTTTCCGAAGCCGACATCCAGACACAGATCGACAAAAATGGTGTGCAGCAGAAGAGCTACGGCAAAGGGATGATCATCGTTTCACTGAGCGAAGCGCCCAGAATTCGTCTTGGCGAGCCGGCCGGCAAGGCCACCATCGCTGCCCGCCTGAATGTATCGCTGCTCGGCCAGGCAGCCGTTCCTGTCGACATGCTCGGCACCGCCGGGGTGCGCTACGACGATGCGGCCAAAGCGTTTTTCCTCGACCAACCGGTCGCCGAGTCGGTGCAATCCGCCGCGCTACCGCGGGAATACGAGCCGATGGCCCGTCAGGCAATCAGCCAGATGGTGGCCAGCTATTTCCGTAGCAAGCCGGTCTATGTCCTGCGCGAAGACGGCAGCCTGCAGGAAAAGGCGGCCCGCTGGCTGCTTCGCTCGATCCGCATCGAGCCAGGCCGGGTGGCCGCCGTGCTGTCGCCGGTTTGA
- a CDS encoding AraC family transcriptional regulator, whose product MLHRTNPESPNRTQATVAMGFVTGMLAGLARRQINPAPMLAAENIDIADTAKRIPIDRYAALYNRLNRELDDEAFNLFAQPMRVGSFEFLCRGCLSAPTLAEALTRAARFLHVVLPDMAVSVRRSHGHAELVIAERRPLGLPLPPMQSWPAPPPLQGEGWGGDGAMTARAKTHPPPNLPLVPRDTGPLDPKEGGVNDPGRIFAFEWLLRLLHGLSCWLAGRGIGLDSVIFPYRKPAHFADYALIFTEDSRFAPTVPGGMGTLVASFNANLLDLPIRRDEAALTTFLDGAPGKITTLYRRDREMVIRVRDLLRAALPDTLSLDDIADRLYLSPRTIHRRLEEEGSSFRGIKDALRRDMALARLTKTKDSIAKVAADLGYADTSAFYRAFVEWTGMAPVHYRRQWVGKYADSNRGI is encoded by the coding sequence ATGCTGCATCGCACCAACCCAGAATCACCAAACCGCACCCAAGCCACTGTTGCCATGGGCTTTGTTACCGGCATGCTGGCTGGTCTGGCGCGGCGACAGATCAACCCGGCCCCCATGCTGGCCGCTGAAAACATTGACATTGCAGACACGGCCAAGCGCATCCCTATCGACCGCTACGCCGCGCTCTACAACCGGCTGAATCGTGAGCTGGACGATGAAGCCTTCAATCTTTTCGCCCAGCCGATGCGCGTCGGCAGTTTCGAATTCCTGTGCCGTGGCTGCCTGAGTGCCCCGACGCTGGCCGAGGCGCTCACCCGTGCCGCCCGCTTCCTGCACGTCGTATTGCCCGACATGGCGGTCAGCGTCCGCCGCTCACATGGTCACGCCGAACTGGTCATCGCTGAACGGCGCCCGCTCGGCCTGCCACTCCCTCCCATGCAAAGTTGGCCTGCCCCCCCTCCCCTTCAAGGGGAGGGCTGGGGAGGGGATGGGGCAATGACAGCGCGTGCCAAAACCCATCCCCCACCCAACCTCCCCCTTGTCCCAAGGGATACCGGCCCTCTGGACCCTAAAGAGGGAGGAGTAAATGACCCCGGCCGCATCTTCGCCTTCGAATGGCTGCTCCGTCTGCTGCACGGCCTGTCGTGCTGGCTGGCCGGGCGCGGCATTGGTCTCGACAGCGTGATCTTTCCCTACCGCAAGCCAGCCCATTTCGCCGACTACGCCCTGATCTTCACCGAGGATTCGCGCTTTGCGCCGACGGTTCCCGGTGGCATGGGGACGCTGGTCGCCAGCTTCAACGCCAACCTGCTCGATCTGCCCATCCGCCGCGACGAAGCGGCACTGACCACTTTCCTCGACGGCGCCCCCGGCAAGATCACCACCCTCTACCGACGCGACCGCGAGATGGTCATCCGCGTCCGCGACCTGCTGCGCGCCGCCCTGCCCGACACCTTGAGCCTGGACGACATCGCCGACCGCCTCTACCTGTCGCCGCGCACCATTCACCGCCGGCTCGAAGAAGAAGGCTCCAGCTTCCGTGGCATCAAGGACGCCCTGCGCCGCGACATGGCGCTGGCCCGGCTGACGAAAACGAAGGACTCGATCGCCAAGGTCGCCGCCGACCTCGGCTATGCCGACACCTCGGCCTTCTATCGCGCCTTTGTCGAATGGACCGGCATGGCGCCAGTGCACTATCGGCGTCAATGGGTGGGAAAATACGCCGACTCGAATCGAGGTATCTGA
- the icmF gene encoding fused isobutyryl-CoA mutase/GTPase IcmF yields the protein MTDLSVAKKLSPYKPKNKVRFVTAASLFDGHDASINIMRRILQSTGSEVIHLGHNRSVQEIVNAALQEDVQGICITSYQGGHVEFFKYMIDLLKANGGANIKVFGGGGGVIVPSEIKELHDYGVTRIYAPEDGVHMGLQGMINEVVQKSDFDVADEGVPTAEQVLAGLKAGDKRLLARVITLLENGEAPALKEPLLKAAAETNIPVLGITGTGGAGKSSLTDELVRRFRLDQGDTVKIGLISIDPSRKRTGGALLGDRIRMNAIEHPNIFMRSLATRDTGSEISVALPEVIAACKLAGFDLVVVETSGIGQGNAAIVPFVDLSLYVMTPEFGAASQLEKIDMLDFADFVAINKFDRKGAEDALRDVRKQYQRNREAFTTPTDDMPVFGTQAARFNDDGVTALYQALVPALTEKGLTLKPGQLPIVTVKQSSTQRAIVPAQRVRYLAEIADTVRGYHAHTEEQVKIARERQSLRIAKAVFAGCDKNVADFDEMQAFKDAQQDPKAKKLLDMWPATVEAYSGDEYVVKIRDKEIRTKLVSESLSGTKIKKVILPKFGDDGETLRFLMRENVPGSFPYTAGVFAFKREGEDPTRMFAGEGDAFRTNRRFKRVSEGMPAHRLSTAFDSVTLYGCDPDERPDIYGKIGNSGVSIATLDDLKVLYDGFDLLAPTTSVSMTINGPAPIILACFFNTAIDQQMAKFEKDNGRQPTEDEAEKIREWVLKSVRGTVQADILKEDQGQNTCIFSTEFALKMMGDIQEFFVHNQVQNFYSVSISGYHIAEAGANPISQLAFTLSNGFTYVESYLARGMHIDDFAPNLSFFFSNGMDPEYSVIGRVARRIWAIAMKNKYGANERSQKLKYHIQTSGRSLHAQEMDFNDIRTTLQALIAIYDNCNSLHTNAYDEAITTPTEESVRRAMAIQLIINREWGVAKNENPNQGAFVIDELTDLVEEAVLKEFEAIASRGGVLGAMETGYQRGKIQEESMYYEHKKHDGSYPIIGVNTFLNPKGMAQQEIELARSSEEEKQSQIKRLRDFQARNADKSSAMLAKLKQTVIEDGNVFAVLVDAVKCCSLGQISSALYEVGGQYRRSM from the coding sequence ATGACCGATCTTTCAGTTGCCAAGAAGCTTTCCCCGTACAAGCCGAAGAACAAGGTTCGTTTCGTCACCGCCGCCTCGCTGTTCGACGGCCACGACGCCTCGATCAACATCATGCGCCGCATCCTGCAATCGACTGGCTCGGAAGTGATCCACCTCGGCCACAACCGCTCGGTGCAGGAAATCGTCAATGCCGCGCTGCAGGAAGACGTGCAGGGCATCTGCATCACCTCCTACCAGGGGGGGCACGTCGAATTCTTCAAATACATGATCGACCTGCTCAAGGCCAATGGTGGCGCCAACATCAAGGTGTTCGGCGGTGGCGGCGGCGTCATCGTGCCGTCGGAAATCAAGGAACTGCACGACTACGGCGTGACCCGCATCTACGCACCGGAAGACGGCGTGCACATGGGCCTGCAAGGCATGATCAACGAGGTCGTGCAGAAATCCGACTTCGATGTCGCCGATGAAGGCGTGCCAACGGCCGAACAGGTGCTGGCTGGCCTGAAGGCCGGCGACAAGCGCCTGCTGGCCCGGGTCATCACCCTGCTCGAAAACGGCGAAGCCCCGGCCCTCAAGGAGCCGCTGCTCAAGGCGGCGGCCGAAACGAATATTCCTGTGCTCGGCATCACCGGCACCGGTGGTGCCGGTAAGTCGTCGCTGACCGACGAACTGGTCCGTCGCTTCCGCCTCGATCAGGGCGATACGGTCAAGATCGGCCTGATCTCGATCGATCCGTCACGCAAGCGTACCGGCGGTGCCTTGTTGGGCGACCGTATCCGGATGAACGCCATCGAGCATCCGAACATCTTCATGCGTTCGCTGGCTACCCGCGACACCGGCTCCGAAATCTCCGTTGCGCTGCCGGAAGTGATCGCCGCCTGCAAGCTGGCCGGCTTTGATCTGGTCGTCGTCGAAACCTCCGGCATCGGCCAGGGCAACGCCGCCATCGTGCCTTTCGTCGATCTGTCGCTGTACGTGATGACGCCCGAGTTCGGTGCCGCCTCGCAGCTGGAGAAGATCGACATGCTCGATTTCGCCGATTTCGTCGCGATCAACAAGTTCGACCGCAAGGGCGCCGAGGATGCGCTGCGCGACGTGCGCAAGCAGTACCAGCGCAATCGCGAAGCTTTCACCACGCCGACTGACGACATGCCGGTCTTCGGCACGCAGGCTGCCCGTTTCAACGACGATGGCGTCACCGCCTTGTATCAGGCGCTGGTCCCGGCCCTGACCGAAAAGGGTCTGACGCTCAAGCCAGGTCAATTGCCGATCGTCACCGTCAAGCAGTCCTCGACCCAGCGCGCCATCGTGCCGGCCCAGCGCGTGCGCTACCTGGCTGAAATTGCCGACACCGTGCGCGGCTATCACGCCCACACTGAAGAGCAGGTCAAGATCGCCCGTGAGCGCCAGTCGCTGCGCATCGCCAAGGCTGTCTTTGCCGGTTGCGACAAGAACGTGGCCGATTTCGACGAAATGCAGGCTTTCAAGGACGCCCAGCAAGACCCGAAAGCCAAGAAGCTGCTCGACATGTGGCCGGCGACGGTCGAGGCCTATTCCGGTGACGAGTACGTCGTGAAAATCCGCGATAAGGAAATCCGTACCAAGCTGGTTTCCGAATCGCTGTCCGGCACCAAGATCAAGAAGGTCATCCTGCCCAAGTTCGGCGACGATGGCGAAACCCTGCGCTTCCTGATGCGCGAGAACGTACCGGGCTCCTTCCCCTACACCGCCGGCGTCTTCGCCTTCAAGCGCGAAGGTGAAGATCCGACCCGGATGTTCGCCGGCGAAGGCGATGCCTTCCGCACCAACCGCCGTTTCAAGCGCGTTTCCGAAGGCATGCCGGCCCACCGTTTGTCGACCGCCTTCGACTCGGTGACGCTGTACGGCTGTGACCCGGACGAGCGCCCGGACATCTACGGCAAGATCGGCAATTCCGGCGTCTCGATCGCCACACTCGACGACCTCAAGGTGCTTTACGACGGCTTCGACCTGCTCGCCCCGACCACCTCGGTCTCGATGACCATCAACGGCCCGGCACCGATCATCCTGGCCTGCTTCTTCAACACCGCCATCGATCAACAGATGGCCAAGTTCGAAAAGGACAACGGCCGTCAGCCGACCGAAGACGAAGCCGAGAAGATTCGCGAGTGGGTGCTGAAGAGCGTGCGCGGCACGGTTCAGGCCGACATCCTGAAGGAAGACCAGGGCCAGAACACTTGCATCTTCTCGACCGAGTTTGCACTGAAGATGATGGGCGACATCCAGGAATTCTTCGTCCATAACCAGGTGCAGAACTTCTACTCGGTGTCGATCTCCGGCTATCACATTGCCGAAGCCGGCGCCAACCCGATCAGCCAGCTTGCTTTCACGCTGTCCAACGGCTTCACCTACGTTGAGTCGTATCTGGCGCGCGGCATGCACATCGACGATTTCGCGCCGAATCTGTCGTTCTTCTTCTCGAACGGCATGGACCCGGAATACTCGGTGATCGGCCGCGTTGCCCGCCGCATCTGGGCGATTGCGATGAAGAACAAGTACGGCGCCAACGAACGCAGCCAGAAGCTGAAGTACCACATCCAGACCTCCGGCCGCTCGCTGCACGCCCAGGAAATGGACTTCAACGACATCCGCACCACGCTGCAGGCGCTGATCGCCATCTACGACAACTGCAACTCGCTGCACACCAACGCCTACGACGAAGCGATCACCACGCCGACCGAGGAATCCGTGCGCCGCGCCATGGCCATCCAGTTGATCATCAACCGCGAGTGGGGCGTCGCCAAGAACGAAAACCCGAACCAGGGGGCCTTTGTCATCGACGAACTGACCGATCTGGTTGAAGAGGCCGTGCTCAAGGAATTCGAAGCCATCGCCAGCCGCGGCGGCGTGCTCGGCGCCATGGAAACCGGCTACCAGCGCGGCAAGATCCAGGAAGAGTCGATGTACTACGAGCACAAGAAGCACGAC